A portion of the Saccharomyces paradoxus chromosome XV, complete sequence genome contains these proteins:
- the HRT1 gene encoding SCF ubiquitin ligase complex subunit HRT1 (RING-H2 domain core subunit of multiple ubiquitin ligase complexes~similar to YOL133W): protein MSNEADRMDVDEDELQNIAQSSNQGTPVETKKKRFEIKKWTAVAFWSWDIAVDNCAICRNHIMEPCIECQPKAMTDTDNECVAAWGVCNHAFHLHCINKWIKTRDACPLDNQPWQLARCGR from the coding sequence ATGAGCAACGAAGCTGACAGAATGGATgttgatgaagacgaaTTGCAAAATATTGCGCAAAGTTCAAATCAAGGTACCCCAGTGGAaaccaaaaagaagagatttgaaattaagAAATGGACCGCAGTGGCGTTTTGGTCGTGGGATATAGCTGTTGACAACTGCGCTATTTGCAGAAACCACATAATGGAACCATGCATTGAATGCCAACCAAAGGCTATGACCGACACAGATAATGAATGTGTAGCAGCATGGGGTGTCTGTAATCATGCTTTCCATTTACACTGTATTAATAAATGGATCAAGACAAGAGACGCGTGCCCACTAGATAACCAACCTTGGCAGTTAGCTAGATGCGGtaggtga
- the GAS4 gene encoding 1,3-beta-glucanosyltransferase (1,3-beta-glucanosyltransferase~similar to YOL132W) gives MIFLSFFIFLFLELFVLCEASVHTIQIKDKHFVDTVTGKPFFIKGVDYQPGGSSDVSEKQDPLSNTEACARDILLFQELGINTVRIYSINPDLNHDACMTMLAMAGIYLILDVNSPLQNQHLNRYEPWTTYNEVYLEHVFKVVEQFSHYNNTLGFFAGNEIVNDKRSAQYSPAYIKELIGTMKNYISVHSPRTIPVGYSAADDLNYRVSLSEYLECKDDDKPENTVDFYGVNSYQWCGQQTMQTSGYNTLVDAYRSYSKPVFFSEFGCNKVLPRQFQEIDYLFSDEMYSVFCGGLVYEFSQEDNNYGLVEYQEDDSVQLLADFEKLKLHYQNVEFPSMKTLKETVQLEETPSCIGDYENLKIESKIAKNLGSSLIKKGVKVDKGKYIDICENQLSTNVTILDMHGDSWDGPKKIEIRQSLTFSDLEGEGQENADEDDDDLKRKHRNSASISGPFLPLGLFLLFFTLSIYY, from the coding sequence atgatttttctaagtttctttattttcctatttttggaattatTTGTACTGTGTGAAGCTTCAGTCCATACCATTCAAATTAAGGACAAGCATTTCGTTGACACAGTGACTGGAAAACCattctttatcaaaggTGTGGATTACCAGCCAGGAGGCTCCTCCGATGTCAGTGAAAAACAAGATCCATTATCCAATACAGAAGCGTGTGCTCgtgatattttattgtttcaAGAATTGGGTATAAATACAGTAAGAATTTATTCTATAAACCCAGACTTGAACCATGATGCGTGCATGACCATGCTAGCAATGGCAGGGATTTATCTTATATTGGATGTTAATTCGCCATTGCAAAACCAACACCTGAACAGGTACGAACCTTGGACTACGTATAACGAAGTTTATTTGGAACATGTTTTCAAAGTTGTCGAACAATTTTCTCATTACAACAATACCTTGGGATTTTTTGCTGGAAATGAGATTGTAAACGACAAAAGATCAGCACAATATTCTCCTGCATATATCAAGGAGTTGATTGGGACTATGAAGAATTATATAAGTGTCCACTCACCCAGAACAATTCCGGTGGGTTACTCCGCTGCAGATGATCTGAACTACAGGGTATCATTATCAGAATATTTGGAGTgcaaagatgatgataagCCAGAGAATACTGTTGATTTCTATGGTGTTAACTCTTACCAATGGTGCGGCCAACAAACTATGCAAACTTCAGGGTATAATACACTAGTCGACGCTTACAGGAGCTATTCAAAGccagttttcttttcagaattCGGATGCAATAAAGTATTGCCAAGGCAATTCCAAGAAATAGATTACCTGTTCTCTGACGAGATGTATTCAGTGTTTTGTGGAGGTCTAGTTTACGAGTTTTCACAGGAGGATAATAATTATGGCTTAGTGGAATATCAAGAAGACGATTCAGTGCAGCTATTAGCAGATTTTGAGAAGCTTAAATTGCACTATCAAAACGTTGAATTCCCTTCTATGAAGACTTTAAAAGAGACTGTTCAACTGGAAGAGACACCATCGTGCATAGGGGAttatgaaaatttgaagataGAATCTAAAATTGCTAAAAATTTAGGAAGttctttgataaagaaaggCGTGAAAGTTGACAAAGGCAAATATATAGATATTTGCGAGAATCAGCTGTCCACTAATGTTACGATTTTAGACATGCATGGTGATAGCTGGGATGGGCCCAAAAAGATTGAAATCAGGCAAAGTCTGACGTTTTCAGACCTGGAAGGAGAAGGACAAGAAAATGcggatgaagatgatgatgacttAAAACGGAAGCACAGGAACTCTGCCTCTATTTCCGGCCCATTTTTACCTCTTGGGTtgtttttgcttttttttactttaagtatatattattag
- a CDS encoding uncharacterized protein (similar to YOL131W), protein MNTNKTMQDEVQDRVLQRAELAHSIWNLRFNLSKVTKRVHMETKVFREIKINESQLQTEQPSCRIFLPDLGEEHVPLIQGFKCLDSPPPVPPSSSQGEDKESTADSQY, encoded by the coding sequence ATGAATACTAATAAGACAATGCAGGACGAAGTCCAAGATAGGGTCTTGCAAAGAGCAGAACTGGCACATTCTATTTGGAACTTAAGGTTCAACCTTAGTAAAGTTACCAAACGAGTTCACATGGAAACAAAAGTATTTCGagagataaaaataaacgaATCACAGTTGCAAACTGAGCAGCCCAGTTGCcgaatttttcttcctgaTTTGGGGGAAGAACATGTGCCCTTGATCCAAGGCTTTAAATGTTTGGATTCACCGCCCCCCGTTCCACCAAGTTCGTCACAAGGTGAGGACAAAGAGAGCACTGCAGATTCGCAATACTAG
- the ALR1 gene encoding Mg(2+) transporter ALR1 (Plasma membrane Mg(2+) transporter~similar to YOL130W): protein MSSSSSSSESSPNLSRSNSLANTMVSMKTEDHKGLYDHRQHPDSLPVRHQPPALKKEEIAKISKPTTPKEQKGATRYNSHVEVGSAPTRGRMDFEDEVPDLDEAVAHHQLRASAILTSNARPSRLAHSMPHQRQLYVESNTHPSPKDVGVKRDYTMSPSGASLGSKSKMSASSSASPITKVRKPSLVNPVLEIPHESKSDTHSKLGKPKKRTYSTTSAHSSINPAVLLTKSTSQKSDAEDDTLERKPVRMNTRASFDSDVSQASRDSQETEEDVCFPMPPQLHTRVNGIDFDELEEYAQFANAEKSQFLASLQAPNEQKYSNVSQDIGFTSSTSTSGSSAALKYTPRVSQTGEKSESTNETDIHEKKEEELEESKPGLRPGISFGKNKVEGEENENIPPHDPAYYSYQSTDFQIPNRFSFFCSESDETVHASDIPSLVSEGQTFYELFRGGEPTWWLDCSCPTDDEMRCIAKAFGIHPLTAEDIRMQETREKVELFKSYYFVCFHTFENDKESEDFLEPINVYIVVCRSGVLTFHFGPISHCANVRRRVRQLRDYVNVNSDWLCYALIDDITDSFAPVIQSIEYEADAIEDSVFMARDMDFAAMLQRIGESRRKTMTLMRLLSGKADVIKMFAKRCQDEANGIGPALTSQINIANLQARQDNSNHIKNNNYPTVPNNYAPTTSQPRGDIALYLGDIQDHLLTMFQNLLAYEKIFSRSHTNYLAQLQVESFNSNNKVTEMLGKVTMIGTMLVPLNVITGLFGMNVTVPGQDSSIAWWFGILGVLLLLAVLGWFLASYWIKRIDPPATLNEAAESGAKSVISSFLPKRNKRFNDRSKNLNVRAGPSNKSVASLPSRYSRYD, encoded by the coding sequence ATGTCATCATCGTCCAGTTCATCAGAGTCATCGCCTAATTTATCGCGGTCTAACTCACTGGCTAACACGATGGTTTCCATGAAAACAGAAGATCATAAGGGATTGTACGACCATAGGCAGCACCCTGACTCACTGCCGGTTCGTCACCAACCCCCGGCATTGAAGAAAGAGGAAATTGCCAAGATCTCTAAACCTACTACTCCTAAGGAGCAGAAGGGTGCAACGAGATACAATAGTCATGTGGAAGTGGGAAGCGCACCCACTAGGGGTCGCATGGATTTTGAAGACGAAGTACCGGATTTGGATGAAGCGGTCGCTCATCATCAATTGAGAGCATCTGCCATTTTAACTTCTAACGCGAGGCCTTCCAGACTAGCCCACTCTATGCCACACCAAAGGCAGCTTTATGTAGAGAGTAATACGCATCCCTCACCAAAGGATGTAGGTGTGAAGAGAGACTATACCATGTCGCCTTCTGGCGCATCATTAGGTAGCAAATCCAAGATGAGTGCATCTTCCTCGGCAAGCCCTATTACGAAGGTGCGAAAACCTTCACTAGTCAATCCGGTTCTTGAAATTCCACACGAATCGAAATCAGATACACATTCTAAGCTAGGTAAGCCCAAGAAGAGGACGTATTCCACAACATCTGCGCATTCATCTATTAATCCCGCAGTTTTACTGACGAAAAGCACATCTCAAAAGTCGGATGCAGAAGATGATACACTGGAAAGGAAACCGGTACGTATGAACACTAGAGCCTCTTTTGATAGTGACGTATCACAGGCGTCGAGAGACTCGCAAGAGACGGAGGAAGATGTTTGTTTCCCTATGCCCCCACAACTGCATACTAGAGTTAACGGTATAGATTTCGATGAGCTAGAAGAGTACGCTCAGTTTGCAAACGCGGAGAAAAGTCAATTCTTGGCAAGTCTCCAAGCCCCCAACGAACAGAAGTATAGTAATGTTTCTCAGGATATAGGATTTACTAGCTCCACTTCAACTTCCGGTTCCTCAGCGGCCCTGAAATATACACCAAGAGTTTCGCAGACTGGTGAAAAGAGTGAGAGTACTAATGAGACAGATATCCAtgagaagaaggaagagGAGCTTGAGGAAAGTAAGCCTGGTTTACGTCCTGGTATATCttttggtaaaaataaGGTTGAAGGGGAAGAGAATGAAAACATTCCTCCTCATGACCCAGCATACTACTCATACCAGAGTAcagattttcaaattccCAATagattttcatttttttgttcagaATCTGATGAAACTGTACATGCTAGTGATATCCCTTCTTTAGTGTCCGAGGGGCAGACGTTTTATGAATTATTCAGGGGGGGTGAGCCAACGTGGTGGTTAGATTGTAGCTGTCCGACTGACGATGAAATGCGTTGCATAGCAAAGGCGTTTGGTATTCATCCGTTAACAGCAGAGGATATTAGAATGCAGGAAACTCGTGAGAAAGTcgaacttttcaaatcatattactttgtttgttttcataCCTtcgaaaatgataaagaatCAGAGGATTTCTTGGAGCCTATTAACGTTTACATTGTTGTTTGCAGGTCAGGTGTATTGACCTTCCATTTTGGCCCAATATCCCATTGTGCTAATGTCAGAAGACGTGTAAGACAATTGCGTGACTATGTCAATGTCAATTCAGATTGGTTATGTTATGCTTTAATCGATGACATCACAGATAGTTTCGCTCCGGTAATTCAATCTATTGAATATGAAGCTGATGCAATTGAAGATTCCGTATTCATGGCTCGTGACATGGATTTCGCAGCCATGCTACAAAGGATCGGTGAAAGTAGGCGTAAGACAATGACGTTGATGAGACTTCTTAGTGGTAAGGCCGATGTTATCAAAATGTTTGCCAAAAGGTGCCAGGATGAAGCTAATGGAATTGGGCCAGCTCTAACATCACAAATAAATATTGCTAACTTACAAGCAAGACAAGATAACTCCAAccatatcaaaaataacaattaTCCAACTGTACCAAATAATTATGCTCCTACCACATCACAACCGAGGGGAGATATCGCTTTATATTTAGGCGATATTCAAGATCATTTATTGACgatgtttcaaaatttgctgGCGTAcgaaaagattttttctaGATCTCATACAAACTACTTAGCTCAATTGCAAGTGGAATCATTCAATTCTAATAATAAAGTCACAGAAATGTTAGGTAAAGTTACCATGATAGGTACAATGTTAGTTCCATTAAATGTTATCACTGGTCTTTTCGGTATGAATGTTACAGTACCAGGACAGGATTCTAGTATTGCGTGGTGGTTTGGGATATTGGGTGTGCTGCTTTTGCTGGCGGTCCTAGGTTGGTTCTTGGCTAGCTATTGGATTAAGAGAATAGATCCCCCTGCGACGCTTAACGAAGCTGCGGAAAGTGGAGCTAAATCGGTTATCTCTAGTTTCTTAccgaaaagaaacaagaggTTCAATGATCGTTCCAAAAATCTAAATGTGAGAGCCGGCCCTTCAAATAAATCAGTTGCAAGTCTTCCTAGTAGATATAGCCGCTACGACTGA
- the VPS68 gene encoding Vps68p (similar to YOL129W): MDADDHVSLFRFPFKIPTFRGIRKGGVYLSGALYALGFWIFLDAVLYSRYSNASDVHVTFIDWIPFLCSTLGTLIVNSIEKNRLLQGALSSDGGAFGSGAGDLDSNMAWQARTVLFFGFALLAGGLSGSIVVLIIKFLVKDYNTYPTLGMGVNNVLGNVCILLSCVVLWIAQNVEDDYSYSLTL, from the coding sequence ATGGACGCAGATGATCATGTTAGCTTGTTTCGCTTCCCTTTCAAGATCCCCACCTTCCGTGGCATAAGGAAAGGCGGTGTTTATCTTTCAGGTGCCCTCTATGCTCTAGGGTTTTGGATATTTCTAGACGCAGTGCTCTATTCTAGATATTCCAATGCATCAGATGTTCATGTAACATTCATTGACTGGATTCCTTTCCTTTGCAGCACACTAGGAACGCTGATTGTGAACTCTATTGAGAAGAATAGATTATTGCAGGGAGCTTTATCATCAGATGGTGGTGCCTTTGGCAGTGGTGCCGGCGACTTAGATTCGAATATGGCATGGCAAGCTCGAACCGTTTTATTCTTTGGCTTTGCACTATTAGCTGGTGGGTTATCAGGCTCCATTGTCGTGTTgatcatcaaatttttggtgAAGGATTACAATACCTATCCAACTTTGGGGATGGGAGTAAATAATGTGTTGGGGAATGTATGCATATTGTTGAGTTGTGTTGTTTTATGGATTGCTCAAAATGTTGAAGACGACTATTCATATTCTTTGACGCTATAA
- the YGK3 gene encoding serine/threonine protein kinase YGK3 (Protein kinase related to mammalian GSK-3 glycogen synthase kinases~similar to YOL128C), with amino-acid sequence MLKAKKVFGSIPNTMTKLEDEHYFIDDIVSIKNRQKKKMYVREGKRIGHGSFGTVTQSYLSTNSTEWLGPYAIKRVVKSPKVQSLELEILQNIKHPNLVTLEFFFESQCSTKDGGHLYQKNFVMEYIPQTLSSEIHEYFDNGSKVPTKHIKLYTFQILRALLVLHSMNICHGDLKPSNILIIPGSGIAKVCDFGSAQRLGNNEELKTYFCSRFYRAPELLLNLKHYTTQIDIWSLGCIIGEMIKGQPLFKGDSAKSQLEEIAKLLGRFPESSINKSQELQNTLNDQKFKKFMHWFPSIEFFDVEFLLKVLVYDASERWDARQLMAHEFFDALRNETYFLPRGSSMPVHLPDLFNFSASDKRALGEYYNSVVPPLD; translated from the coding sequence ATGCttaaagcaaaaaaagttttcgGGAGCATCCCCAATACAATGACAAAATTAGAGGATGAACACTATTTTATCGATGACATCGTATCAATTAAAAACagacaaaagaaaaaaatgtacgTCAGGGAAGGGAAACGAATAGGCCATGGCTCGTTTGGCACTGTCACACAGTCCTATCTGTCAACCAACAGCACTGAATGGCTGGGACCTTATGCTATAAAAAGAGTGGTAAAATCTCCCAAAGTGCAGTCCTTGGAATTAGAGATTTTACAGAATATCAAACATCCAAATCTGGTCACTTTAGAGTTTTTCTTCGAGAGCCAATGTTCTACCAAGGATGGTGGGCACTTATatcagaaaaattttgttatgGAATATATTCCTCAAACCTTGAGTTCTGAAATTCATGAATATTTCGACAATGGGTCTAAGGTGCCTACAAAGCATATCAAGTTGTACACTTTCCAAATACTTCGAGCGCTTCTAGTCTTACATTCCATGAACATATGCCATGGCGATCTGAAACCGAGCAATATACTGATCATACCAGGTAGCGGTATTGCTAAAGTATGTGATTTTGGCTCGGCACAACGACTAGGGAATAATGAAGAACTAAAAACTTATTTTTGCTCGAGGTTTTATAGAGCACCCGAACTTCTCCTAAATTTGAAGCATTATACAACGCAAATAGATATATGGTCGCTTGGTTGCATAATAGGTGAAATGATAAAGGGCCAGCCCCTTTTCAAAGGTGATAGCGCCAAGTCACAACTGGAGGAGATAGCCAAGCTATTAGGCCGGTTTCCTGAGAGTTCTATAAACAAATCTCAAGAATTACAGAATACCTTAAATGaccaaaaattcaagaagtTTATGCATTGGTTCCCCTCtatagaattttttgatgtgGAATTCTTGCTAAAGGTATTGGTCTATGATGCCTCTGAGAGATGGGATGCTAGACAACTGATGGCTCACGAGTTTTTTGACGCGTTAAGGAATGAAACTTATTTTTTGCCAAGAGGTTCGAGTATGCCAGTGCACTTACCAGACCTATTTAATTTTAGCGCATCGGATAAAAGAGCCCTTGGAGAATACTACAACTCAGTTGTACCGCCTTTAGATTAG
- the MDH2 gene encoding malate dehydrogenase MDH2 (Cytoplasmic malate dehydrogenase~similar to YOL126C), whose translation MPHSVTPSIEQDSLKIAILGAAGGIGQSLSLLLKAQLQYQLKESNRSVTHIHLALYDVNQEAINGVTADLSHIDTPISVSSHSPAGGIENCLHNASIVVIPAGVPRKPGMTRDDLFNVNAGIISQLGDSIAECCDLSKVFVLVISNPVNSLVPVMVSNILKNHPQSRNSGIERRIMGVTKLDIVRASTFLREINIESGLTPRVNSMPDVPVIGGHSGETIIPLFSQSNFLSRLNEDQLKYLIHRVQYGGDEVVKAKNGKGSATLSMAHAGYKCVVQFVSLLLGNIDQIHGTYYVPLKDANNFPIAPGADQLLPLVDGAGYFAIPLTITTKGVSYVDYDTVNRMNDMERNEMLPVCVSQLKKNIDKGLEFVASRSVST comes from the coding sequence ATGCCTCACTCAGTTACGCCATCCATAGAACAGGATTCCTTAAAGATCGCCATTTTAGGTGCCGCCGGTGGTATCGGGCAGTCGCTATCGCTGCTTTTGAAAGCTCAGTTGCAATACCAGTTGAAGGAGAGCAACCGAAGCGTTACCCACATTCACCTCGCTCTTTACGATGTCAATCAAGAAGCCATCAACGGTGTTACCGCTGACTTGTCTCACATTGACACTCCCATTTCCGTGTCCAGCCACTCTCCCGCTGGCGGCATTGAAAATTGTTTGCATAACGCTTCTATTGTTGTTATCCCTGCAGGTGTCCCAAGGAAGCCTGGTATGACTCGTGATGACTTATTTAACGTGAATGCTGGTATCATTAGCCAACTGGGTGATTCTATTGCGGAATGCTGCGACCTATCCAAGGTCTTTGTCCTTGTGATTTCTAACCCTGTTAATTCTTTGGTCCCTGTGATGGTCTCTAACATTCTTAAAAATCATCCTCAATCCAGGAATTCTGGCATTGAGAGAAGAATCATGGGAGTCACTAAACTGGACATTGTAAGAGCTTCCACTTTTCTACGTGAGATAAACATTGAGTCAGGGTTAACTCCTCGTGTTAATTCCATGCCCGACGTTCCCGTAATCGGTGGACATTCCGGTGAGACTATCATTCCATTGTTTTCTCAGTCAAACTTCCTATCGAGATTAAATGAGGatcaattgaaatatttaataCATAGAGTCCAATACGGCGGTGATGAAGTAGTCAAAGCCAAGAACGGTAAAGGTAGTGCTACATTATCGATGGCTCACGCCGGTTATAAATGTGTCGTCCAATTTGTTTCCTTGTTATTGGGTAACATCGACCAAATTCACGGGACCTACTACGTGCCACTAAAAGACGCAAACAACTTCCCCATAGCTCCTGGGGCGGACCAATTATTGCCTTTGGTGGATGGTGCAGGCTACTTTGCCATACCATTGACTATTACTACGAAGGGCGTTTCTTATGTGGATTACGACACCGTTAATAGAATGAACGATATGGAGCGTAACGAAATGTTGCCAGTTTGCGTTTCCcagttaaagaaaaacattGACAAGGGTTTGGAATTCGTTGCATCGAGATCTGTCTCAACTTAA